One region of Miscanthus floridulus cultivar M001 chromosome 19, ASM1932011v1, whole genome shotgun sequence genomic DNA includes:
- the LOC136527814 gene encoding putative wall-associated receptor kinase-like 16, protein MYYYKSATDTVPMLLILLFSLTVLLQFQGKAVVALPGSSCQRWCGDVEIIYPFGIGAGCAMKGFELDCNKTSADAGTNVTFLGTMPLLNISLLQGVIRVTHRISSMCYNQSTRNISYKEGGMDLNNPPFTFSEQRNKFTVIGFNAFAYMIGTTNVLGCLAQSGTYNNLTAQDGFCDGVGCCQVALTGNMSYYYADFLRQYNTTNMSTTDGAEYCDYAVMMEARAFHFRTTYLNTTEFWKENDGRVPVILNWAVGNETCDIAKTNATSYACVSNNSTCIDSVNGLGYLCNCTEGYTGNPYLPDGCQDIDECAVNVPPPCPGHCKNTNGSFICPDQKPPSSLRYGTVVLIVGPSIGVVIVVIALTCTYLILERKKLSNIKQKYFQQHGGMMLLQEISLKQGTGFSIFTEAELIEATDKFDDKNILGRGGHGTVYKGLLKDGSLIAVKRCVSMTSEQQKKEFGKEMLILSQINHKNIVKLLGCCLEVEVPMLVYEFIPNGTLFQFIHGDNGSRNIPFSTRIRIALESALALSYLHSWASPPILHGGVKSSNILLDENYEAKVSDFGASILAPADKSQFMTLVQGTCGYLDPEYMQTCQLTDKSDVYSFGVVLLELLTGSTAFNLEGPENERSLSLRFLNAMKEDKLVDIIDSRIKADGSDNGLLEEVAELARQCLDMIGERRPAMRDVAEKLDRLAKVMQHPWVPAQHNPEEMESLLGESSVASLEMISTGNFSMEKRIVQGLLDSGR, encoded by the exons ATGTACTACTACAAGAGCGCCACTGATACAGTTCCTATGCTTCTAATTCTACTCTTCAGCCTCACAGTTTTGCTGCAATTTCAAGGCAAGGCGGTGGTGGCTTTGCCAGGCTCCAGCTGCCAGAGATGGTGCGGCGATGTTGAAATTATATACCCATTTGGGATTGGTGCTGGCTGTGCAATGAAAGGATTTGAGCTCGATTGCAACAAGACTTCTGCGGACGCAGGCACCAACGTGACCTTTTTGGGCACCATGCCACTGCTGAATATATCGCTGCTCCAAGGTGTGATACGGGTGACGCACCGCATCTCATCCATGTGCTACAACCAGTCGACAAGGAACATCTCCTATAAGGAGGGGGGAATGGACCTCAACAACCCACCATTCACATTCTCGGAGCAGCGCAACAAGTTCACAGTTATCGGCTTCAACGCATTCGCATACATGATCGGCACAACT AATGTGCTTGGGTGTTTGGCGCAATCCGGGACCTACAACAACCTCACGGCACAAGATGGGTTTTGCGATGGTGTTGGCTGCTGCCAGGTTGCGCTCACGGGCAACATGTCTTACTATTACGCAGATTTCCTTCGTCAATACAACACTACCAACATGAGCACCACAGATGGCGCAGAGTACTGTGACTATGCTGTGATGATGGAGGCTCGAGCATTCCATTTTCGCACAACATACCTTAACACGACAGAGTTCTGGAAAGAAAACGATGGCCGTGTCCCAGTGATCTTGAACTGGGCAGTGGGCAACGAGACCTGTGATATTGCCAAGACAAATGCAACTTCGTATGCTTGCGTTAGCAATAACAGCACATGCATTGATTCAGTCAATGGTCTAGGCTACCTCTGCAATTGCACTGAAGGCTACACTGGCAATCCTTACCTTCCTGATGGATGCCAAG ATATTGATGAGTGTGCTGTCAACGTTCCACCTCCATGCCCGGGGCATTGCAAGAACACAAACGGGAGCTTCATTTGCCCAGATCAAAAGCCTCCAAGTTCCTTACGCTATGGCACTGTGGTCCTAATTGTCG GTCCAAGCATCGGGGTTGTAATTGTGGTCATAGCCCTCACCTGCACGTACCTGATCCTTGAAAGGAAGAAGCTGTCCAACATCAAGCAGAAGTATTTCCaacaacatggtgggatgatgttGCTACAAGAGATAAGCCTAAAGCAAGGAACTGGCTTCTCCATCTTCACAGAAGCAGAGCTCATTGAGGCGACCGACAAGTTTGATGACAAGAACATCCTCGGCCGTGGTGGCCATGGTACCGTCTACAAGGGTTTGCTCAAGGATGGTAGTCTCATCGCAGTCAAACGGTGCGTATCAATGACCAGTGAGCAGCAGAAGAAGGAGTTCGGCAAAGAAATGCTCATCCTTTCCCAGATCAACCACAAGAACATTGTCAAGCTGCTGGGCTGCTGCCTTGAAGTAGAGGTTCCCATGCTAGTTTACGAGTTTATCCCCAATGGCACACTGTTTCAGTTCATCCATGGTGACAATGGCTCTCGCAACATCCCCTTCTCAACTCGGATACGCATTGCCCTCGAGTCTGCCCTGGCCTTATCCTACCTTCATTCCTGGGCATCGCCGCCAATTCTGCACGGTGGTGTCAAATCTTCCAACATACTTCTGGACGAGAACTACGAGGCAAAGGTATCAGACTTTGGGGCCTCGATACTAGCACCAGCTGACAAGAGCCAGTTCATGACTCTGGTGCAGGGGACCTGCGGGTACCTAGATCCTGAGTACATGCAGACCTGCCAGCTAACAGACAAgagcgacgtgtacagcttcggtGTTGTTCTTTTGGAGCTGCTCACTGGCAGCACGGCGTTCAATCTGGAAGGTCCTGAGAATGAGAGGAGTCTTTCGCTGCGCTTCTTGAACGccatgaaggaagacaagctcgtGGACATCATTGACAGCCGCATCAAGGCTGATGGTAGCGACAATGGGCtgctcgaggaggtcgcggagcttgCGAGGCAATGCCTGGATATGATCGGCGAGAGGCGGCCAGCAATGAGAGATGTCGCCGAGAAGCTGGATCGGCTAGCCAAGGTCATGCAGCACCCGTGGGTGCCAGCGCAGCATAACCCGGAAGAGATGGAGAGCCTACTTGGGGAGTCGTCGGTGGCCAGCTTAGAGATGATCAGCACCGGAAATTTCAGCATGGAGAAGAGGATTGTGCAAGGGTTGCTGGACTCTGGGCGTTAG